The following proteins come from a genomic window of Malus domestica chromosome 02, GDT2T_hap1:
- the LOC103418422 gene encoding uncharacterized protein, whose translation MSFNPDAYGFMVAFAGRNYVTRSLPTFVANGTYTVTTFTLVLEFNKGRLQNLYWKKDRCSKCSGSSDFVCLNNQNCAFKTSSCKNHGGSVDCSIIIQLAFFGTNKHLSVLNSWRSMSSHSCIYKWVVSKRLPKQLSL comes from the coding sequence ATGTCGTTCAATCCGGATGCTTATGGGTTTATGGTTGCTTTTGCTGGGCGAAATTATGTTACAAGGTCTCTTCCTACTTTTGTTGCTAATGGTACCTACACTGTTACCACCTTTACCCTTGTGCTTGAGTTCAACAAGGGCAGGCTGCAGAACTTGTACTGGAAAAAGGATAGGTGCTCTAAATGTTCAGGGAGCTCTGACTTTGTTTGCCTCAACAATCAGAACTGCGCCTTCAAGACCTCGAGCTGCAAAAACCATGGCGGCTCTGTGGACTGCAGCATCATAATCCAGTTGGCATTTTTCGGCACAAACAAGCACCTTTCGGTTCTTAACTCATGGAGATCGATGTCTTCACATTCGTGTATATACAAGTGGGTGGTGTCAAAAAGGCTGCCCAAGCAGTTGTCACTTTAG